TGAAATGAAAGCTGGACCTGTCGCTCTAtatgttgtctttttatcattttcagcTGAATACAGGGTTTAATGATGGAAATTAGTTATATGTCTTGGTTCTGACACATTTTATACAGCGTCTCAACTTTTTGAGAAATATTTATAGTATTCTACATAAGATGGGTAAAGAAgttaaatattgtattttataaACTAAAAAGCAGCTCACAGAGCTTCTTCTCACCTTAACAGGGTGCAGGTATCCTCCAGGCCTGGAGGGCAGAGAATGATCAGCTGCTTTCCCTCCCTGGTCCAGCGTCTCTGTCAGGTAAGCTATATAGTTAgtagccagaaccagaacatccAGCTTGGAGAGCTTGGTATCAGGTGGGACTGAAGGTAACGCTGCCTGCAGACAGATGCATGTTTAAAATTGGATTCAAATATgcacttaaaataataataaaaaaaatcactgcaaCTCTGTACCTGCAAACTGTGGAAGGCCTGCCGCAGATTGCGCACACGACTCCTTTCTCGAGCTGCATTTTCTGGGGAGTGCTGACTCCTCAGAACCCGGGCATGGACCTCAGGCCCACAACCAGATGCAGAGACGGAGCTGGACCCACACACACTCTGCACCTGATACAAAAACAGGTGCAATGTTTCAGTGCTTGGATTCATGTTTTCTGATATTCTTagtttcatttttcaaaatggacATCAAAGGATGGAGAAGAGGGCATATGCAGCTCATCCACGAGGTTTTTATCTTATATTGACTAGAGCCCCATGTACAGGGGGCAGCATGAGATACATGCAGTACAGAAGGTCTTTGTATGTGCCAGAAAGC
The sequence above is drawn from the Melanotaenia boesemani isolate fMelBoe1 chromosome 22, fMelBoe1.pri, whole genome shotgun sequence genome and encodes:
- the LOC121633688 gene encoding transcription factor 24-like encodes the protein MEMNPLEGLMSVALNQQLVSSSTAEEQSLQPLGAASQVSLHRSRQAIHRNRESRNWVQSVCGSSSVSASGCGPEVHARVLRSQHSPENAARERSRVRNLRQAFHSLQAALPSVPPDTKLSKLDVLVLATNYIAYLTETLDQGGKAADHSLPSRPGGYLHPVKKWPMRSLLYCGTVGELLSANQMPPTGQDGKRSLTPPTDQQ